In Heteronotia binoei isolate CCM8104 ecotype False Entrance Well chromosome 5, APGP_CSIRO_Hbin_v1, whole genome shotgun sequence, the DNA window CACTTCTATGTACTTAAACTGAATGAATCCCCACATGTGCAGATGTTTTAAAAGTTActtcagcacaaggatcttcactgaatATAAACTACGTATATacaagaaaatgttttaaaagttcattaAACCATGCTTCCGCTTGAAGTATTAAACAGTTACTATTAGACTTATGcatgacctcactccctgacattttgtggctggctccacctcctgtggcagcccttTTGTATTTGTGCTCACTACCctaggtcagaattccaaaggtgccctgcACGCTCAaaagagttggggacccctgtcttagACTCAGATGGATGAGTTTCTACTTTGAGCATGGATTCAGTCCAGGCTTTAGACCCAGGATTCTGGATTGCTAGAAGCCCTGGCCCCGGGTTAATGGGGGAGGGGGCTAACAGGATATACTAAAGTGCATGAGCCTTCCTCCCAACACAGCGCTAACAGCAGTAGTGGCCAAGGATGAATTTAGGTAGTCTtgtctacttagggttgccaactccagttcatgaaatatctggggactttgggggtggagccaggagacattggggtagagccaggatcaaggatgtgacaagcataattgaactccaaagggagttctggccatcacatttcaagggactgcgcaccttttaaatgccttccttccataggaaataatgaaggataggggcaccttctttgggggctcatagaattggaacccctggtccaatctttttgaaacttaagaaGTATATTagggagagtcactggatgctatactgaaaatctggtgcatctacctcaaaaaacagggcccccagagccccagatacctgctgatcaattctccattattttctatgggaataagcctccatagggaatcatcagatcttcttcgtggtctctgtgcagtcccacacatgggtcttgccgcaggcaacggatccgtacctcagagctccaatagctcgcctatagcgtcttttggcgcgctttcctcccgccctggggagcaggcagcgactgcgcatgcctggagcggggggagagcgcccattccactcagtttcttccctaccgccgcccggacatcACCTACCTCGCTGCGTTTCCTCCTTAGCTCGCTTTTTTCTTCATCCTTATCTCTATCTGGTATCGTATTCTCTCGCCCTTTTATTCCTTACTATTTTCGTcccttaaaaatatatatataaaaaaatccgTTTTCTgcgcttcctttccccttttctttccctccctcccctcccttgtccggagcgcatggaagggaaggttaccttcaaaaagtgcaGGCGCTGTGGGGCTAAAATCCCCACCACTGACGGCCACAGCcattgccttttctgccttggagaagcccaccggGTCGACTCCTGTGCACATTGTGCGAACTTCGGAAAGCAGGCCCGTAAAAATCGCGCAGCAAGGCTCCAGAGCTTTCTGCTTGAATTGTCTTTGCGGGCGATGCCCACATCTtcctcgccgcctcccccacctagagcgggagattcggccacTTCGGACGTGCCTCTCTCGCAAAAGCAGACGCACAAGTCCGTAAAGAAAGTTTCGAAGCACGCCGGGACCGGCCATAAGTCTTCAAAAAAGTCGCGTCATTCCGGCTCCGAGGAATTGGCGCCGAAAGCACCACGTCATTCGAAAGCGACGGATTCGACTCCGAGGAAGTCTTCCGAGTTGCACTCGACCGAGTCGCACCCGACCTCGCACTCGCATCGGGCTTCGACTTCGGCTCCTGACCCTATGGATGCCTCAACTTCGACTGCTCAACTCCGGCTCCCGTCGGAACTCTCGGCTCCGTCAGATGTAATCACTGACATGCCGCAGCTCACTCATCAGTCTTCTATGGCCGTAGAAGTGATTCCTATTCAGTCTCATTCACCGTCGGTCCACAGCGTGGTTCCATCGGACTTCTTGGAACCCGACCCATCCGATCCTACTCAACACTACGCAAAGTCTTCACTTCGAGTCGGATCTTTCCAGGACGTCGCACTTTCTCCCCTCTATAGGGATTCAGCGACCCAAAGCTCTACTCATCGACTTCGTTTGCACTCTCCAGAGACCCAACACATACCGCGTCGGATTCGATCACGTTCCCCGACACCTATGCCTCCTCGGTTTCGCTCTCGCTCCCCGCGGGGACACCGCGATTCCGGCTCCTCCGCCTACTATGACCGGTATGACCCGTATGCTCGTCCGCGCTATGACTACTCTTCGCAGTCACGATCACCTTCGCCAAGGGTTAGGTCTCGTCATCGCCGATCTCGCTCTCCTTCCTACGAGAGAACTCACCGCTCCAGATATCTAGACCTCGGTCGTGATGTCGTTGCCCCTCGGATCCGCTATGACGACTCTCCACGAACCCGACTATATGATCCTCATCGAACCCGAGCATACGGTCGGTTCCGTGACCTTCCTCCAATCCGACACTCTCCTCGAACCCGTGACGTCGATCAACTCCGAGACCTTTCCGAGCTTCGAGAATCCGATCACCTCCCTCGACAGTCGGCTCTGTCTCCAGTTCATGATCGCCCTCGGGACCTCAACAAGCCCGTTACTATTCCCTCCGGAGCCCCCACGGCTCCCATCCGGATTTCTCCGACTCGACCAGCCCAGGACACTCACGCTCCCAAGCTTCGGGCTTCGGCTTCGGAGTCGATCGCTCCATACCACTCACCCAATGCTGACGACTCCCAGTCTGATCGGGAATCCTCCCTTTCATCGGACTCGGAGGACCACCCTGCCTCTGTCGCTTCGGAGTCTGCACCACAGCTGCGCCTTTCACCATCAGATGCTTCCAAAGCATATCTAAATCTTATCACCACTATGGCCGACGCTCTCCAAATTGCCTTGCCGTCTGACTCTCCTAAAGTTTCAGACATTGTACATGACTTAGTACAGGCTGACTTCCCACCAGGGTCACTCCTTCCGATGCTACCCGTACATCTCGAGGGGTTGCGAGAGGCGTGGGACAAGCCGGCCTCTGTCCCGCCTACCTCCAAACGATTCGACTCGCTCTACAGGGTTCATGCCCCGGATGCTAAATTCTTGGCGACTCACCCAGCGCCCAACTCCATTATAGTTCACTCTGCAACTAAGGCCAAGCCCTCACGGCACCCTACACCACCAGATCGCGAAGGGAGAAAACTGGACACCCTGGCACGGAAGTTATTCACTCTGGCCTCTACCAATTCTAAGCTCAACAACTACTTGGCTTATTTTTCTGCctatgtcttcaatctagccaatCAATTCACACCCTTGATCCCTTCTCTCCCTGAAACCTCTCAGAGAACGGCCTCCAATTTGGTCTCAGAATTGTCCAGAGTCTCCAAACAGCAGATAAACACCGTACAACATGCTGTTTCCTGCTCTTCTAGAGTCTTCGCCTCCTCCGTCGCCTTGCGCCGTCATGCCTGGCTGCGTTCTACTAACCTGCAGCCtgacatcaagcagaagatagaggaccTACCCTTCGACGGCCTAGGCCTCttccatgcgtccacggacgaAGTGCTAACCTCTGTCGACGATGGCCGCAAACGCGCCAAACGTCTGGGAGTGTCCCAACCAAACTCCCAGCAGTTCAATCGAGCAAAAACTTGGAGACCATCATTTCCAAAACGACAACGGTCACCAAAACAAAGTGACTACTGGAGGCGGAAGGGTCCACAACAAAAACCTCATTTCCAACAGAGACCTAAGCCCCAGCAAACTAAGAAGGCCTCCCTCCagaccaagcagtctctttgactctttcACAAACCCACTTGCTCTCCAAACTCCACCGTCCTACAGCACACGTCTCCTTCCGTTCCTTCCCAATTGGAACTCgatcacaaccgactcctgggtgctgaccatcgtgcgcctaggttacgcaatcgagttcatttctccacctcgccaccactacttcatTTCTACCCCCCTGTCTTcactcctccatcaggaaattctggacttgctccagaaaaatgccatagaacccgttcctcctcaacatcgagggacaggcttctactcgagatactttctggtccccaagagggatggaggcaagcgtcccattctagatctgCGAAACCTCAACCGAcacatcgaatacaggaagttcagaatgatttccctgcagtccatcttgcccctgattcccaggaattcctggatggcttccctagatctccaggacgcttacttccatgtgaccattcgacctcaacatcggaggtatctgcgattcgccatgggccaggaccacttccaatatgtgtccctaccattcggcctctccactgcaccccgcgttttcaccaagtgcatggcagtggtggcagctgctcttcgcatccggaacatcccagtcttcccatatatcgaTGACTGGCTTTTCATAGCTCCGACTCAACATCGACTGCAGAGCAACCTCAACACAGCTCTCACCCttctgaaatccctgggccttcgTGTGAATGCGTCAAAATCTCATCTCACACCCACCCAGGACCTCAAGTTCATAGGGGCCCTTCTCTGCACTTCTCTCCATCGTGCCTTCCTCCCCGAAGATCGGGCACTAACTATCATTGCCTTAGCCAAGTCAGTTCAACGACAGCCTcgtcagtctgcattcacaatccaacgcctgctgggcctcatggccgccacaacgtctgtcctttactttgccaggctacggATGCGGCAACTTCAGCTCTGGTTTGTACGAGCCTACCATCCTCAGGCGCAACCGCAGAGCGTTTTACTCACTGTTCCACAGAGAGCACTTCTATCTCTCACTTGGTGGACTATACCCGACAATCTGCTCGCAGGCATGCCGTTTCTACCGACTCCTCCGATGACTGtcgtgacaacagacgcctccaagtggggatggggagcccacttagaggacaagaccgtcagggggctttggactccctccgagagggccatgcacataaactgcctagaactgattgctgtacaCAGGGCCCTCCAATCGTTTCTCCCTCTGATCAGGGACCGACACGTTCAGATTtccacggacaatatggcaacagtttactacataaacaaacagggaggcaccagatccctccgcctgtgccgtatagccgtactgctctgggaatggtttgtcaagcacaacatctacatgactgccattcacctccccGGTGTGGAGAATattctggccgactccctcagcaggattcgcatagacgaccacgaatggtccatcaatccgacctaccttcggCATATCTTCCGATGCTTCGGAATGCCCAAGGTGGACGCTTTTGCTTCCAGGGAGAATGCCAAATGTCCTCatttttattccaggaggggcaacgacgccttcCTTCACAGCTGGGCGGGTCCCCTTCACTACTTCTTTCCACcaaccccccttctgacacgggtgttggtaaagatagcacgagatggcacggactgcatcctcattgctccatggtggcctcggcaaccgtggttcacgaggcttctCCAAATGTCCCGCCACACTTACCGCCGTCTTCCTCCTGTGGGCGACCTTTTATCCCAGGCCAGTGGTCAGGTTctacatcacaaccctcgggttctggccttggcagcctggagaatacatccgcctgcctctccacagaggtagccaacatcatcctcaacgcaaggaagccttccactagactttcgtaccaacgcaaatggaagcgcttctgctcaTTCGCGACATCTAACCATCTGCAGCCAGAATCAGCACCCCTTAACCTGATCCTTGATTAtctactttctctacagaaatcaggactctgcTATTCCTCTTTAAAAGTTCACTTATCTGCGGTTTCTGCGTTCCATAACCCTGTTGATGGCAaaactgtgttctcccatcccttgtccaagtcctttcttaagggcatgttgcacctcaatccacctgttaagcccttcgtcccgacctggagtttgtcactagttctttcctgcttgatgaaagttccctttgaacctatggctaccatagaccttaaccttctttcctggaagacagcattgctggtagcccttacctcagacaaacgggcaagtgacttatgcgccttccgccacgatcctccctacactattttccacaaggacaaagttgttctgcgaccggaccctgcgttccttcctaaggttgtctcccagttccacttatcgacttcaacttctctaccaacgtttttctccaacccatccgaccagggacaacgagccctgcattctctggacgttagaagggctttatctttctaccttgatcgtacacaacctttccgtaaggaccctaatctgtttgtggcctacggaaatcctcacagaggacacaaaatctctacccagagactatctaaatgggtagttagtgccatcaggttgtgttacgaactggctaaacagcctctgcccaaaggtcttaaggcccactctactagagcggtctcgacatcttcggctttcctgcaaggcgtctccctagaggacatttgtgcggctgcatcgtggtcctcaccatccacgttcgtctcccgttatgccttagacgttcgtgcgagacgtgacgcctccttcggtcaagcggtcctcagatccatcttccactgaagccaggggtgagtgcatccgcttccatctctaTGTTGCATAATATGATGTGATTGGGTTACGTGACTAACTTttttcttttaccagcaccctcctccaggacatttagctggctagtcacccatgtgtgggactgcacagagaccacgaagaagataaacaggttgcttacctgtaactgatgatcttcgagtggtcatctgtgcagtcacacacgcccacccagccttccccgctgctggcctcttgtaatcGTTGCCTAACTTGgtatagtgtcagtgccaacggcggctggaagaaactgagtggaatgggcgctctccccccgctccaggcatgcgcagtcgctgcctgctccccagggcgggaggaaagcgcgccaaaagacgctataggcgagctattggagctccaaggtacggatccgttgcctgcggcaagacccatgtgtgtgactgcacagatgaccactcgaagatcatcagttacaggtaagcaacctgtttttcccattagacatttccctcccccctccccgctttctgattaccctgaagtggggggagggcctccaaatcaggggatcccctgcccccacctggggattggcaaccctatgtctactgtagggctgccaagccccaagTCCCCAGtccccaggaggttcccaacccgccagcccacattggttTGCCTggatgctttagccatttgggaggggacctctttttggcggtttccgtttgcgccgcaaaagcgccgggactttccggctcttccggctgctccgcggcgtttagtgcgaaatccgcgcagatcctgcgcggtgaagaggggcgtcgcgccggctgaaggtgagtgcgaaaacgctctatggtttttccggatgctttagccatttgggaggggaaattctatggtactcTCCTGAGTGCTTTGGAGAAAAGGCGGGATAGTAATGTAAGAAACTGTGGAGTTCTACTAGGGGTTTCAAACTACTTATGAGACTCGGGTAAAAGTGTACTTTTCCtccactctccccccaccccaattcaaTTCCTCTGAGAGAGAAaaggcactctgtacatgctcagcaGCAACAATCTTCCTTACTcccattttttggaaaaaaaaactccaaaagCTAGCTCTCTTCAGAaaggtcacctcgagaatagactactgtaatgccctctacatgggcttgcccttgactctgactcgactacagctagtgcagaatgctgcagcatggttgttaatgggactctcaagatgggagcacattcaaccagtgctgaaagagctgcactggctgcctattgcgttccgagtccatttcaaagtgctggtattgacttttaaagccctatatggccgaggacctgtctatctaagggaccgcctttccccatatgttccccagagagcactgcattcaggtactaggcttcccaatcgccaggtcccagcaggggatccccctttttgacaggcttctccccgcccccagccagctgacctgtgggggaagccccgcctccacagtcatcctgtagttttagagctcctgcaggtttagaaacctgcaaactgtttttaaaatgtgtgcctttaagactGAGCAGGAAGCatgaaacaggaagggcttcataggaaaggatcagtaacagtttcctcagagaacggcccttccctttcttttgctttcgttttcagagcaaggaaagttctgcaggaacaagacccagtaagtatttgtgtgtgtgagagagggagggggcaggggattccttggtttggaggccctccccacactttagaaagcgtggtgggggagggaaatatctactgggcactctattattccctatggagaacgattcccatagggaataatggggaattgatccgtcggtattgggggctctggggggctattttttgaggtagaggcaccaaatttttcatatagcatctaatgcctctccccaaaataccccccacgtttcaaaatgataggaccagggggtccaattctatgagccccaaaatatggtgcccctatccttcattatttcctatggaagaaaggcatttgaaaaggtgtgctgcccctttaaatgtgatggccagaactcccttggagttcaattatgcttgtcacacccttgttcctggctccacccccaatgtctcctggctccacccccaaagtccccagatatttcttgaattggacttggcaaccctattaggaacttaaaatctattgtccatccccagaccaagggaggccagactgggcgttacacgggccagggccttctcagtggcagcaccaatgctgtggaatgcactccctgaggccataagagctctgcgggatctctccTAATTCCACAGAGCTTGTAAAACTGGACTTTTaaaacaggcctataacaactaggggagaaggctgctgctactgggcaactccaccagaaggaccaccaacagataaattgtatactctgtatattaccaatactttgttttaaattgttttaagttATAATTGACtatcttattgttttatatttgaaattgagatgttgttttttatatgattgttagccgccctgagtccgtttagaatgggcgggatataaatggaaagtaaataaataaatgaaaaataaaagtaAAGAAGCTCTGCGTGTACACAGTGACATTTTgtcagcaggggttttttttcgcCTTTCTACCCTTCCTGCACAAGTTTAGATGCATCATTTCTTAGGCACCAGAATCTCCGAAAGTGTCATCCATTAATTGTTCAGAGCCACATGAACATGTGTGTCATCCAAGACTGGTCTTTGCTTCTGGTGAACATCTCTTCTCTCCTTTGTTTTTGCAGAAGACCTGACTTTGGATCCAGAGACAGCACATTACCAGCTGGTTTTGACAACAGATGGCAAAAATGTTTGGCGTGGAAACAGTACAGTAGATACGCTATCCCCAAACGAAAAGAGATTTGACCATGTCCTCAGTATCCTGACCCATCAGGGATTCACCTCAGGGAAACATTGCTGGAAGGTGGATACCAGGAATGGGAGATACTGGGCTATGGGGGTTGCCAGAGAGTCTGTGAGAAGAAAGGGAAGGTTCAACATTAGTCCTGAGGAAGGGTTCTGGGCGATTCAGCAGTGGGATGGTGAATACCAGGCTCTCACTTCCCCAACACTGGTTCTCTCTCTGAGAAATTTCCCCAGAATTATCTGGGTGTATTTGGACTATAAAGAAGAGAAGGTGGTGTTTTTCAATGCTGTGACTAAAGACCCCATTTTCACTTTTCCAAAGGCTTCGTTTTCTGGAGAAAGAGTTTCCCCCTGGTTTGCAGTGTGGGCCTCGGGTTTCTACCTTACTCTGCTGCCCTGAGATACCAAGAGCTAGGCCTACAGACTAAAGGGCTCTGgtatttgtggctctcaaaagacatttctgccactggactcaaacttcattctgttgcttcagaccaacatattTAACTGAATCTATCCTCCCATTTTGTTTACTcggtttccctcctccttccattAACTCTCCtcagctttcagtttggcctttcTGTTTCTACCTTAAAGAGGTAGCTCTTTGGGAATAAAACAGTTATCCAAACAAACAGATTGCTGAGAGCTACACCTGGTTCTCAGGCAATAGTCCACACATCCCCCTCATAGATAGAGTTACCAGCTTTGGGTTAGgaaatactggattttttttggggggggggaggacggatggggtttggggaggggaggaacttcagtcctccttccaaagtggccattttctccaggtgaactgatccttgtcacctggagatcagtaatCTCAGGAGAGCTCCAGCCACCCTACATCATGTCACCCAGACCCAAGCCAGACTTCACCCAGAAAGCAAATCACCCAACTTTCCCAGTCTCATGGCTAGTCACAtaaacataggaagctgc includes these proteins:
- the LOC132572243 gene encoding E3 ubiquitin-protein ligase TRIM38-like; translation: MGNEDGDGTGCLQRMRIATRTPPKEVRGPTLKVCRIMLVVLLAVSVALKLYLLFILLQPVFQANSSEIDSTSAVSFRSCELAHRNLTEDLTLDPETAHYQLVLTTDGKNVWRGNSTVDTLSPNEKRFDHVLSILTHQGFTSGKHCWKVDTRNGRYWAMGVARESVRRKGRFNISPEEGFWAIQQWDGEYQALTSPTLVLSLRNFPRIIWVYLDYKEEKVVFFNAVTKDPIFTFPKASFSGERVSPWFAVWASGFYLTLLP